The Natrinema sp. DC36 genome includes the window TCGACGTTGGGCATCTCGAACTGGCCATCTTCCTCCTCGGTACGCGTTCGAGCCTTCAGGTACAGATTGAACGCCGAAAGCTGACACGAGCGCAGGTCGATATCGACGCCGTAGAGGTTGTGTTCGAGTACCTTCGCCGGAATCTCGGCACGGTCGAGGTCGGTCTCGGCCCACCAGATGCGCTCCAGCACGTCGAACGCGTACAATAGGAAGTGTCCGCTCCCACATGCGGGGTCAATGACTCGCAGTTCAGACGGGTGATCGAACTCGGGGGCGTCGCCGACCTCCTCGTCCGGGATGAGGTACGTACAGAGTTCGGGAACGGACGGACTGTTTTCCGGCGTGACCAAGCGCTCCTTGCGTTCCTCAGGACTGAGTGCTTCCGGCTCCGGCACCGTCGACTCCTGTCCGGTTGCTTCGAGATAGAGTTTCCCGAGCGAGTTGTCGGTGAGCATCCGAACGACCCAGTGTGGCGTGTAGAACTGGTTCGCCGGGCCCACGTCCACCGGTTCGAGCGTGTTCTTCGCGTCGAGAGCTTCGACGACAGGACGATTGTAGTACTCGTACACCCACCCCAACACGTCGTCGCCTCGCCACACTTCGTCGGGTACCTGATCGAGCATTCCGCAGAGATCTTCGAACGTGTCGTCGTCGGGGTCGATCAGGCTGTAGGTAGTCGAGCGGTCGAAGAGGATCTCGATCTCCTCAGCTAGGTCGTCGCACGCGTTCCGGTAGGCTTCGAGGACGGCCTCCTCCTCGAGCATAAACTCCTCGGTGACTAGCCGGTCTGCCGCCGGCGTGAGTCCGTCCTCGCGGAAGGCCGTGACTTCGTTGTCGACGAAGTCCCGAACCTCCATACAGCGGAGCGCGGCCAGTCGGTTGACAATGGTGTAACCCACGCCCGTAATGTACTCCTCGTAGCTGCTCTCCCAGTTGTCGCCATCGACGGCTTCGAGTTCGATGGCCTCAACGAGGTCGTCCTGCTCCTCGCTCAGGGACACGTCTTCGTCCGGCTTCTCGTCGAGGTCGTACTCGTCCTCGAGCTGGTAGCGAACGTTCGCCTCGACACGGTCGCGCATCTCGGTGACGACGTCCTCGAGATGCTCGCGCTCTTCCTTGTCGAGCTGGGCCTTGCGGGGTTGGGTAGATTGTCCGTCCATGCGAAACTCAGTGATGTTTCAAGCAGAGCCATTGAGATGTCTTGAACATTGTCCATCAGTTGCCAGTGCTGATACTCGAATTCTCGTGGTCAATCGCGAGAAAATAGTCTAACAGAGTGATACAAAAGTGACTTTGAGCAGGGGATAGAATCTTGCAAACCTAATGGGGCGCATTCCGAGTTGGGCCAAGGTAGTCCTCTTCTTGAGCTCCTATAGCCCGCTCTACATCATCATCGCACTTCGCGCCCACAACGCCGAGCTTTCTATTCTGGGACTCCAATTGGAACCAGTTGGTTTCGGGCCGGTCGAATTGTCCTACCTCTCCCTTGGCTCGCTACTCGTCACAGTCGTTAGCGTGGCGTTCTTGGCCGTAATGATCCGGATGAACCGGACACGACAGGGTCAGATGAGCGAAATCGAACACTATCGGAATCGATCGGATATGTTCACGGAGTACCTGCTGGTCTACATCTTTCCCTTCATCGTGTTCGAGTTCTCGAATATGTTCGACGTGGCGGCGTTTCTAGTCCTATTCATAACCGTCGCAGCAATCGTAATCCGTTCTAATCGTCTCTTCGTCAATCCCGTACTGATCGCCTTTCGGTATCGGGTGTATGAGGTCGAAACAGAGCACGATAGACGAATTCTCCTCACCAAAGAGCGGCTTGATGGTAATGACATAACAATCAACACCGCAAGAATAAGTAGCGATGTCTATATTACTACAAGATAATGAGTACAGCGAGCGAAGACGAAGCTCGAGACCAGTTTGACGACCTGGTCGATTTTCTCCAACGGATCGAAGCGGTCGACACGAGCGAACTCGGGATCGATCTGCTGTTGGCTCGGCTTGACAAAGGAAGTGATGAGGAGTACGCCTACAACTTCGAGCGCATCTCGTTAGATCAAGAGATTCCCGAGGAACTGGAAGGGCTGGTACGCGAGAAGGTCGAGAACAAGCAGTCCGCCCTCGAAAGCGATAAGATCCGCTTTTCTGACTACAGCATAGAAAACCGCGATCGCGATCAGACGTTCGTCCAGTACGAACCCGCCGAAAACATCCCGCAGTTCGATAATTTTGAGCGCCTCCTCGAAGGGCAACGATTCAGCCACACCACATATACTGAGCCACCGAAGCCGGAGTTTCAAGCGATCCGTATTCAAGACGGCGAGACGGGGGAGATGGCGATCGCCTTCTTGAATTATTCGCGAAGTCAAATCATGGGGCGGACGTCGTGGGCTCGGATGAAGGTAGGGAGTGAAAAACATCGGAAGGTGGATGATTCTCTGATCTCCATCCCCGACCGCGTCGACGCCGTGTATTACGACGAGATGATGTACATCTTCGTCCAATCGAAGTTCGAAAAGGTGTTTGATTATCTAGCCGAGTACGAACGATGCGCTGACAACGTCATCGAGACTATCGAAGAGACGGATATTCCGTTCCATGACTTCGAGATGTTTAGCGAGGCCGTCTACGGCAACAACCGCGTCCTGCGGCTGATGTACAAAGTCCACGAGCGCGGAGTGTACGAGGACATGGATTCGGCAGATGCGGCGTATATTCGTGAGAACTTCGATAGCGACGTGAAGTTCGAGGAGAACGGGGACGGAGAGATGGCTATCAAGATGGACGACAAACGAGACGTCTGGGCAGTCCTTCGGTTCTTCAATGATGACCACCTCGACTCGCCTCTCACAGATGAACAGTACATTTCGCTATCCAAGCAGGATGCCGGGTGATTCAGTCAGAGTGGGGTGAGAACGCGTTGTCAGAACCGTTAGTGAACTCCAACGGTTCGAGATTCTACGCAGTTTCCTTCTGAAGTATTCTCCGGGCTTCTGACTCCAGCGCACCGAAATTCAGATCTTGATCTGATCGACAGGTAATTCGCACGCCGCTTCGACCACTACTCCGCATATCATCTTTAACTGCGACTGAATCGACATCAATTCCGAGAGCTTCGGCGATCTCTCCAGCGTTCAGTGCCTCGGTATCGACATCGTACAGGTCGATATGGAACAAGGTGCGTTTTGTTCGAATTGCGATACGGCGCTTTCGGCCCTTATTGAAGGCGACGTAGTGTTTCTGACCCCATTCTGGCCCGTTGAGGAATTCGAGTTCCTGTAGTGCAGTCGTGACGTCTTCCAACAGGTCGGCAGTTTGCTCGTTCGAACGCTCGTTGAGGTGCCAACTCTGTCCGTCCTCCTTCCACGGCTCGTCGGAGGTGTCGGGACTCACATCGGTCACGGTGTGTTCTGGCGTCGGAATTGTCTGTTCTGCATCGAGATACAACCGGTCGTCGTCCTTGAGGAGTTGGAACTCGATAACGGAGATGTCGATCGACCTGTCGCTGAGCCACCGAAGCACGATATCCAGCCGCTCGCGGACGGACTCACCGACGAAGACGATCCGCTGATCCTGGTTGAGCGTGTAGTCCTCGTTGCAGAACTCGTCAAGTACCTCGGTAAACGTGGTTTCTTCCTCGTAGAGCGTCTGCCCCCACGTTGTAGATTTGAACTTTTTAAATTGGTCGCGAAGTTTGGAGTAATCCCAGTGTGAGGTGTACGCGGCATACTTGAGGCCCTGAAAATCGACTTTCGGTTTCAACGCGCCTCGTTTGAGTTCGATAGCAACCACATTGGCATCTCGGTCGATAGCGAGGAGATCGATCCCATCGCGGATCTGCTTCACGGAGACTTCTCGACCGATGAGCCGAAAGTCCTCGCCGAGAATACTTTCAGGACTATTTATAATCCACTCCCGGAGATCATCCTCACGAAATCCCTCATCTTTCAGGGAAACTGTTTCTAATGTGGAAACGTCTTCCTCATCCCCGACTCTGAGCATGGTGGCGAGATAGAATCACGGGCGCACGATAATGTTTTATAATGTCAGTCGAGCGGCTCGATCATCATAACAGAGCCATCGGGTAGCTCGTCCATAGTTTCTCGAATCCGCTGCAACTGCTCGTCGACACCGCCAAGTAACTGTTCGGCTTCTTCGATCAGTTCACCTACGTGTTCCTCACTCGGCGGGCTGGTTCCCTCTACTGCATCAACTACCTTTTCGGTAAGATCGTGACCAGGATACTCGGATTGTAGTTCGCCGGCAAGCTCCTCAAGCCGCTCGTCGACTTCGAAGGGATTCTCTGCCTCATCGAGGAGATGCTCTACCTCGTTGACGCTCGGGGGCTGTGACCGACTGAGCATCTCGTTCACATCGGTTGTGATCGGATGGTTCGGGTGTTCCTCCTCAAGTCGTCTTGACGCATCACGAAGTCGCGACCAGAGCGATGCCTCGCTGCCGGATGCGTCGAGGAGCTGCCGTGAACGTTCGTATCGTTTGGCCTGCTGGACGACCGTCGGGTCGACGAGGTCTTCCTCCGAGAACGAGTCACCGTTCCACGCCGTCTCGAAGAGGTTGTAGAGATCGTCGATGGTCACGCTGTCGAATTCGACGCCAACGCGGTCGGCGATTTCCTTGCTGCTCCCATCGTGTGCATAGAGCCACGTAACGAGGCTGGAAACCACACTCTCTGGTTCCTCTTCGGGCGGCGTTTCTCCCGTGGTGCGTCTGTACTGTTCACGGACGACAGTTCGTCTGTGAGCGTCGGCGTCGTCGATCATCGCCCGGAGACGGTCAGTACCAGGTACCTCGTCTCCGCCAACGATCGTCTGCATCTCGCCCGTGATGTCCGCTCCGGGGTACAGCCGTTGCATCTCTGTCGTCCGCTGGCTGAACCGCTCCCAGAGGGTGTCACCGTCTTCACCCGGGCTAAATAGCCCTCTTGCCCGAGCAAAGCGCTCGGTTTGCTGTTCGATCTCGTCGGATGCGAAATCGTCTGTATCGAGGGATTCGCCACCGAGTGCGGGTTCGAAAGCTGCTTCGAGTTCGTCCAGCGAAGCGCCTTCGCCGAACTCTCTGCTGACTCCACGCAGGACGCGTTTCACTAGCACGCTGTTCTCGTCCACCCACTCGGCCAACTCCGAGAGCCATGCGTCGGGATCGGTTCCGTCCGGTTCCTCGCCGATCAGTGTCTCGACAGTCTCACGAATTTGGTCGGGATCAATACCGTCCAACGACTCGAATCGAATCTGGACTTCGGTGAGGTTCGTCTTGTTTCTGACTGCTCGCCCGATCTCGTCCGGTTCGGTGATGTACTCGTCGTCTCGGCGAAGCGCGATCTCGTTAGCTGTTGCGAGTGTGATCAGTAGTGCCGAAATCGACTCCTGTGGCGTCCCGCGATATGTACCTCCGCGCTGGACAGTCTGATCAAGCAGATCTTCAGCACGAAGCGATTGGCTGGCTTCGTACTCATCAAGGAACTCCAGACACCAACCGTCAGCGAGTTCTGCCCTATCGGTGTCCACGCCGAGCGTGACGGCGTCCTCAGCCGAAAGGGGCCAGTCGCCGACGCCGCGGAAGAACCGTGCCATCTGCTTGGCGTCGTCGACTTCCGTTATCCCGTTGGTCAGGACGAACCGCGTCCCACTGAACACGGACTGTACCTGCTCAGCCACCACTCGTTCGAACGCGTCACCGTATCGCCCTCTCGTCCCGCCAGTTCGGACGTAGACATCGGCTTCGTCGAGCTGGTCGCGAACCGTCGACTCGAGTGCACGCTGTTCATCGCGATGGTCGGACTCTAAGTCCGGGTACGTCTCCGTTTCCTCCGAGAGGACTTCCTGCATTCCCATCACGTCACGCAGGCGATCAACCGTCGATTCCGGAACGTCAACGGCGATGAGAACGTGTTCGCCACCGTCCCGTCCCTCGTTGGTCGACTGCCACGCCTCTACCTGATCGCTCACCGTGTCTGGTCGATCTGCGACCAGTCGAACACGAACGGAGTCGAACTCGGGCGTCGGGGCTCGTTCGATGGGATCGAGGACGGAGTAGCCGAATCGGAGCGGCACTCTACGCTCTCCCTCGAGGTCGACCTCGTGTCGACTCCCTTC containing:
- a CDS encoding Kiwa anti-phage protein KwaB-like domain-containing protein — its product is MARLDKGSDEEYAYNFERISLDQEIPEELEGLVREKVENKQSALESDKIRFSDYSIENRDRDQTFVQYEPAENIPQFDNFERLLEGQRFSHTTYTEPPKPEFQAIRIQDGETGEMAIAFLNYSRSQIMGRTSWARMKVGSEKHRKVDDSLISIPDRVDAVYYDEMMYIFVQSKFEKVFDYLAEYERCADNVIETIEETDIPFHDFEMFSEAVYGNNRVLRLMYKVHERGVYEDMDSADAAYIRENFDSDVKFEENGDGEMAIKMDDKRDVWAVLRFFNDDHLDSPLTDEQYISLSKQDAG
- a CDS encoding endonuclease NucS domain-containing protein, with protein sequence MLRVGDEEDVSTLETVSLKDEGFREDDLREWIINSPESILGEDFRLIGREVSVKQIRDGIDLLAIDRDANVVAIELKRGALKPKVDFQGLKYAAYTSHWDYSKLRDQFKKFKSTTWGQTLYEEETTFTEVLDEFCNEDYTLNQDQRIVFVGESVRERLDIVLRWLSDRSIDISVIEFQLLKDDDRLYLDAEQTIPTPEHTVTDVSPDTSDEPWKEDGQSWHLNERSNEQTADLLEDVTTALQELEFLNGPEWGQKHYVAFNKGRKRRIAIRTKRTLFHIDLYDVDTEALNAGEIAEALGIDVDSVAVKDDMRSSGRSGVRITCRSDQDLNFGALESEARRILQKETA